From Methanomassiliicoccales archaeon, the proteins below share one genomic window:
- a CDS encoding amidohydrolase family protein has product MTTAIRDALIVTQDQSRRILKGDILIDGDRIQAIGDVPEGADTEINAKGDIVIPGLVNAHTHVSMSIMKGIADDMHFTDFLDRVFTIDGKRTPDDIAAGTKLGLMEMIAGGTTTFVELYYSQEIIARQVESAGIRGVLCWAVLDEQFTTQNGVPIENCKRFYRDFAESELVYPGVGPQGVYVCSDETLLQASDFAIEKGIPLTFHLSETRGEVYDYKKKVGKRPVEHLHDIGFLNNNGLAAHSAWLTIREVRLLADSGVSVATCPVSNMKLATGGVAPIPEMLDVGVNVSLGTDGSTTNNSLDMFGEMKMLALLQKSNRWNATILPAQQVLDAATIDGASAIGLTEQIGSIELGKKADIVILDGKAPNLNPIRKESLVSTLVYSASCHNVKTVLCNGRAIYLEREFLTLDGDKVLSEANNACEDLLGPR; this is encoded by the coding sequence ATGACCACCGCCATCCGTGACGCTCTGATAGTCACCCAGGATCAATCCCGTCGAATTCTAAAGGGTGACATATTGATAGACGGGGATCGAATACAGGCCATAGGGGATGTTCCCGAGGGCGCAGACACCGAGATCAACGCTAAAGGCGATATCGTGATTCCGGGGCTGGTCAACGCACATACCCACGTTTCTATGAGCATAATGAAAGGGATCGCCGATGACATGCACTTCACTGATTTCCTGGATAGAGTGTTCACCATCGACGGTAAGAGAACTCCTGATGACATCGCCGCAGGGACAAAACTGGGTTTGATGGAGATGATCGCTGGAGGGACCACAACTTTCGTTGAGCTTTACTACTCTCAGGAGATCATCGCTCGCCAGGTTGAATCCGCAGGCATAAGGGGAGTCCTTTGCTGGGCAGTTTTAGATGAACAGTTCACCACGCAGAACGGCGTCCCGATCGAGAACTGTAAGCGGTTCTATCGGGACTTCGCGGAAAGCGAGTTGGTATACCCAGGAGTCGGTCCTCAGGGAGTGTACGTGTGCTCGGACGAGACGCTGCTTCAGGCCAGTGATTTTGCTATTGAGAAGGGGATTCCCCTCACCTTTCATCTATCGGAGACACGGGGAGAGGTCTACGATTACAAAAAGAAGGTGGGAAAGAGGCCCGTCGAACATCTGCACGACATAGGCTTCCTGAACAATAATGGCCTGGCCGCTCACTCGGCGTGGCTCACTATTAGGGAGGTTCGACTGCTTGCTGATAGTGGGGTATCGGTTGCCACCTGTCCCGTTTCCAATATGAAGTTAGCCACCGGCGGCGTTGCGCCAATCCCTGAGATGCTGGACGTGGGGGTGAACGTCTCTCTTGGAACGGATGGAAGCACCACCAACAATAGCCTAGACATGTTTGGTGAGATGAAGATGCTAGCCCTGCTTCAGAAATCCAACAGATGGAATGCCACGATTCTTCCTGCGCAGCAAGTCCTGGATGCAGCCACAATAGATGGTGCAAGTGCGATAGGTCTGACCGAGCAAATAGGTTCAATTGAATTGGGAAAGAAAGCAGACATTGTGATCTTGGATGGCAAAGCACCGAATCTCAATCCCATCAGAAAGGAGAGTCTCGTTTCCACACTGGTCTATTCCGCCTCGTGTCATAATGTCAAGACTGTCCTGTGCAATGGAAGAGCGATCTATCTAGAAAGGGAATTCCTTACCCTGGATGGAGACAAGGTTCTATCTGAGG
- a CDS encoding MBL fold metallo-hydrolase has translation MTSITFLGTGGGRFATIYQIRSTGGIYLQDGVNIHIDPGPGALGSMKELSIDPARTDAILISHCHPDHYVDAEVLLEGMAMGGFKKKGFLIGSQTVLEGNENLGPCISQYHRSLPEKVMIVRKGDRFTVGNIDIGVTPTVHNDPLGVGFRFETSGGIISYVSDTEIHEAVVEAHRGARILILNLTRPLGSKVPRHLETEEAAEMVKGIKPEVAVLTHFGMKIIHDGVTSQSRFIEKESGVRTIAAEDFMKLGVGRSIRISSKGKKKNG, from the coding sequence TTGACATCGATCACTTTCCTTGGAACGGGCGGAGGCAGGTTCGCTACCATATACCAGATAAGGAGCACTGGTGGCATATACTTACAGGATGGTGTCAATATCCACATTGACCCGGGTCCTGGTGCCCTTGGCAGCATGAAGGAACTCTCCATCGACCCTGCAAGGACTGATGCCATTCTGATCTCCCATTGCCACCCTGACCACTACGTAGATGCCGAGGTCCTTTTGGAGGGAATGGCGATGGGGGGATTCAAGAAGAAGGGATTCCTCATTGGTAGTCAGACTGTTCTGGAGGGCAATGAGAACCTAGGTCCTTGCATATCACAATATCACCGATCGCTCCCGGAGAAGGTGATGATCGTGAGAAAAGGAGATCGGTTCACTGTTGGCAATATCGACATTGGGGTCACCCCCACCGTGCACAACGACCCTCTGGGAGTTGGATTTCGCTTTGAAACATCAGGAGGAATCATTTCCTACGTTTCGGACACCGAGATTCACGAGGCGGTTGTGGAAGCACACCGGGGAGCCAGGATCCTGATCCTGAACCTGACAAGACCACTTGGATCAAAGGTTCCAAGGCATTTGGAAACAGAGGAAGCGGCAGAAATGGTGAAGGGCATCAAGCCGGAAGTAGCTGTGCTCACTCACTTTGGCATGAAGATCATTCATGATGGCGTGACATCTCAGTCAAGGTTCATCGAAAAAGAGTCGGGAGTTAGGACGATCGCAGCTGAGGACTTCATGAAGCTAGGTGTTGGTCGTTC